From the genome of Hymenobacter cellulosilyticus, one region includes:
- a CDS encoding DedA family protein — protein sequence MELIKHFLDIILHLDVHLKLLVGEYGNLIYLILFLIVFTETGVVVLPFLPGDSLLFVAGTLAAQPVAAGSPDTLLNIFYLIPLLIAAAFLGDNLNYFVGDYLGPRVFREDFRFLKRKYLEQTQDFYAKHGGKTIIMARFIPIVRTFAPFVAGVGTMKYSYFIGYSIAGALLWVISLTLAGFFLGNIPWVQHNFTYVIYGIILFSILPPAVQFLKEKMSGNSAAA from the coding sequence ATGGAGCTGATTAAGCATTTCCTCGACATCATTCTGCACCTTGATGTGCACCTTAAGCTGCTTGTAGGTGAGTATGGCAACCTGATTTACCTGATTCTGTTTCTGATTGTCTTTACCGAAACCGGCGTGGTGGTGCTGCCCTTCCTGCCCGGCGACTCCCTGCTGTTCGTAGCCGGCACCCTGGCCGCCCAGCCCGTAGCCGCCGGTTCCCCTGATACGCTGCTGAACATTTTCTACCTGATTCCGCTGCTCATTGCCGCCGCGTTTTTGGGCGACAACCTTAACTACTTTGTCGGTGACTATTTGGGGCCGCGGGTGTTTCGGGAAGATTTTCGCTTTCTGAAGCGCAAGTACCTGGAGCAAACCCAGGACTTCTATGCCAAGCACGGCGGCAAAACCATCATCATGGCCCGCTTTATTCCCATCGTGCGCACGTTTGCGCCCTTTGTAGCGGGCGTGGGCACCATGAAGTACAGCTACTTCATCGGCTACAGCATTGCCGGGGCCCTGCTCTGGGTTATTTCGCTCACCCTGGCCGGCTTCTTCCTGGGCAACATTCCGTGGGTGCAGCACAACTTTACCTACGTGATTTACGGCATCATTCTTTTCTCGATTCTGCCGCCCGCAGTTCAGTTCCTGAAGGAAAAGATGAGCGGTAACTCAGCCGCCGCCTAA
- a CDS encoding shikimate dehydrogenase family protein gives MRQFGLIGLKLEHSFSHTYFSQKFENLGLEDCHYNLFELGSIKDLPRLFDQEPNLQGLNVTIPFKEQVWPYLDEVAPSAARIGAVNVIEFTADGRRVGHNTDYIGFRESLRRFYPLRGEEAGALVLGTGGSSKAVEAALRELGIRYWLVSRNPLASGLTYADLTPAIVAAHSLIINTTPLGTFPNMAECPPIPYPELTARHYLYDLIYNPSETLFMAKGAEQGAQTKNGFEMLCLQAEESWRIWNQG, from the coding sequence ATGCGCCAGTTCGGACTTATCGGGTTAAAGCTCGAGCACTCTTTCTCCCACACCTACTTTTCGCAGAAGTTTGAGAACCTGGGGCTGGAGGATTGCCACTACAACCTGTTCGAGTTGGGCAGCATCAAGGACCTGCCGCGCCTGTTCGACCAGGAGCCCAATCTGCAGGGCTTAAACGTGACTATTCCCTTCAAAGAGCAGGTCTGGCCCTACCTCGATGAAGTGGCACCGTCCGCGGCCCGCATTGGGGCCGTAAACGTCATTGAGTTTACGGCCGACGGCCGGCGCGTGGGGCACAACACCGACTACATCGGTTTCCGCGAGTCGCTGCGGCGGTTTTACCCCTTGCGGGGCGAGGAGGCCGGGGCTTTGGTACTGGGTACCGGCGGCTCCTCGAAGGCGGTAGAAGCGGCGCTGCGGGAGCTGGGTATCCGCTACTGGCTGGTGTCGCGCAACCCGCTGGCCTCGGGCCTTACCTACGCCGACCTTACCCCCGCCATTGTGGCGGCTCATTCCCTGATTATCAACACGACGCCGCTGGGCACCTTTCCCAACATGGCCGAGTGTCCGCCCATTCCGTACCCGGAGCTTACGGCCCGGCACTACCTCTACGACCTGATTTATAACCCCAGTGAAACCCTCTTCATGGCCAAAGGTGCCGAGCAGGGTGCCCAAACCAAGAACGGCTTCGAAATGCTCTGCCTGCAGGCCGAGGAGTCCTGGCGCATCTGGAACCAA